In Ignavibacteriales bacterium, the following are encoded in one genomic region:
- a CDS encoding ABC transporter permease, protein MIDDPENNNSDENKPEDNIEKHDPVEDESVILTPTPSDATFIDVKAEEDKKDSEVSVSILKKRWKKFKTIKRGYYSFLIILFAYLISFALPLLINRNALIVHYNGQNYYPVFNFYSSETFGQDIPGEANYRLLNKQFKQQDGDNWVLMPLYPYGPNENLLDEIEGYPPTAPDWKHFCGTDNRGRDVFARLMYGFNISISFAIVVSALSYLIGVLLGAILGYYAGKVDIIGQRMIEIWSTLPFFYLIIIISSIVQPNFIILAVILTLFGWMSITYYIRGEFYREKSREYVQAAVSMGAKNRVIILKHVLPNSLVPIISFLPFAIVANINSLVALDYLGFGLPPPTPSWGELMNQGLSDITKWWLLTTPVASLFLTLLAIVFIGEAIREAFDPKVYSRLR, encoded by the coding sequence ATGATTGACGATCCGGAAAATAATAACTCCGACGAGAATAAACCAGAGGACAATATAGAAAAACACGACCCTGTTGAGGATGAGTCGGTTATCCTCACTCCCACTCCCAGCGACGCTACGTTCATTGATGTTAAAGCGGAAGAGGATAAGAAGGACAGTGAAGTCTCTGTTTCCATACTCAAAAAAAGATGGAAAAAATTTAAAACCATTAAAAGAGGCTACTACTCTTTTCTTATTATTTTATTTGCGTATCTGATATCATTTGCCCTGCCGTTATTGATCAATAGAAATGCTCTCATTGTTCACTACAATGGTCAGAATTATTATCCGGTATTCAATTTCTATTCGTCAGAAACTTTTGGACAGGATATTCCGGGTGAAGCTAACTATCGCCTGCTTAACAAACAGTTCAAACAGCAGGATGGTGATAACTGGGTGCTTATGCCCCTCTACCCATACGGACCAAATGAAAATCTTCTGGATGAAATAGAGGGATACCCCCCTACCGCGCCGGATTGGAAACACTTCTGCGGTACCGATAATAGAGGGCGTGATGTTTTTGCCAGGCTCATGTATGGCTTTAATATTTCGATATCCTTCGCTATAGTTGTCTCGGCTTTGAGCTATCTCATCGGGGTATTACTTGGAGCTATATTGGGATACTATGCCGGTAAAGTCGACATCATTGGTCAGAGAATGATAGAAATATGGTCCACTCTCCCCTTCTTTTATTTGATTATTATAATAAGCTCGATCGTTCAGCCTAATTTCATAATCCTTGCTGTAATACTTACTCTCTTTGGCTGGATGAGCATTACTTACTATATACGCGGCGAATTTTACAGAGAAAAATCCCGCGAATACGTTCAGGCAGCGGTGTCTATGGGTGCTAAAAACAGGGTGATCATTTTAAAACACGTACTCCCCAATTCCCTCGTGCCCATCATCTCATTCCTCCCGTTTGCTATTGTCGCAAATATTAATTCGCTTGTGGCGCTGGATTATCTTGGATTTGGTCTTCCGCCGCCTACACCTAGCTGGGGAGAGCTTATGAACCAGGGTCTGTCTGATATTACCAAATGGTGGCTTCTCACTACGCCGGTTGCTTCATTATTCTTAACTCTGCTTGCGATCGTCTTTATTGGTGAAGCTATTCGTGAAGCGTTTGATCCGAAAGTTTACTCAAGGTTACGCTAG
- a CDS encoding ABC transporter permease subunit, whose protein sequence is MTGYFIRRFLLIIPTFLGITLITFIILQMVPGGPLEMELMKLRGMNQQGGDVSTSSGNTGQTVTIPESALEEMKKFYGFDEPNYLVRYGKWLGNLAQFNLGRSYVYAEPVWDVIISRFPISIYFGLIGFILTYIVSVPLGVIKAVKNGSPFDFTSSVIVFAGYAMPGFAFGGLMLILFGGGSFWDVFPLGGFHSPDWEYLSFFERVTDLLHHTALPVISYMLGSFATLTILTKNSVIENLSQDYVKTAFAKGLSEKRVIFQHALRNSLIPIATGLGHAISLVLAGSFLIEKVFNIDGMGLLGYQSIIQRDYPVVMGILVISSLLLLIGNIISDMLYAVIDPRIRFK, encoded by the coding sequence ATGACAGGATATTTTATTAGAAGGTTTCTTCTTATTATACCTACATTCCTGGGTATAACCTTGATTACATTTATCATTCTGCAGATGGTTCCGGGCGGACCGCTCGAAATGGAGCTTATGAAACTCCGCGGAATGAACCAGCAGGGCGGCGATGTAAGTACAAGCAGTGGAAATACCGGACAGACTGTTACCATTCCTGAATCTGCTCTTGAAGAGATGAAAAAGTTTTACGGCTTCGATGAACCTAACTACCTTGTACGCTATGGCAAATGGCTGGGAAATCTGGCGCAGTTCAATCTCGGAAGATCCTATGTGTATGCCGAACCTGTGTGGGACGTTATTATTTCACGGTTTCCTATCTCAATATACTTCGGATTAATTGGTTTTATTCTAACATATATTGTATCCGTTCCTCTCGGAGTAATAAAGGCTGTCAAGAATGGATCCCCTTTCGATTTTACTTCCTCTGTTATCGTATTTGCCGGCTATGCTATGCCGGGATTTGCCTTCGGAGGTTTGATGCTTATCCTGTTTGGGGGAGGAAGTTTTTGGGATGTATTCCCGCTTGGCGGATTTCACTCTCCCGACTGGGAATACCTTTCTTTCTTTGAAAGGGTAACTGACTTGCTTCATCACACGGCGCTTCCTGTTATCTCGTATATGCTTGGTAGCTTTGCTACACTGACAATACTTACTAAGAACTCCGTCATCGAAAATCTAAGCCAGGACTATGTAAAAACCGCTTTCGCAAAAGGATTATCCGAAAAGCGTGTTATATTTCAGCACGCTTTGAGAAATTCACTTATTCCAATAGCAACGGGATTAGGACACGCAATTTCACTCGTTCTTGCCGGCAGTTTCCTAATTGAAAAAGTATTTAATATTGACGGCATGGGACTTCTCGGTTACCAATCCATTATACAAAGAGACTACCCCGTTGTTATGGGGATATTGGTCATATCGAGCCTTTTGCTTCTAATAGGAAATATTATTTCCGATATGTTATATGCGGTCATAGATCCGCGTATAAGATTTAAATAA
- a CDS encoding ABC transporter substrate-binding protein: MKNIRIPFSIILVILISALLIGCGTTKKRSVTDTKPVSVKQFDTPPGADPSVSAEMGGEGFTGEGWETYVDYNIMGDPNANKGGYLTMSIADFPSTLRNIGKDENSYFNRMAEKMVFESLLGIDPVNEKYTPRLATHWWVSEDKRQFKFRIDPDARWADGKPVVAEDVVATWKLLVDPGILSPYSNILYNTYEEPVAESKYIVSVKTKELNWRQFLYFASMSVFPSHIIGGLSGKDFLEKFQFEPINGSGPYIIDKENIKKGQSITMRRRSDYWAEDKRFNTGINNFDVVRFDVVSDDAIEFEKFKKGDLDVINVLKAQRWEEQFNFPDYERGLVVKKRVYNEKPTGTGGICFNMRRPFFSDIRMRKAFAMLYDRKKFNEKLFFNSYEMMYSYYPGSIYENPDDPKVEYNLDGSIALLEEMGWTEKNADGYRTKDGKQLEVELVYGAPSQERYLTIYQEDCKKAGIKLNLRQVDGTTAFQLGNERNFDMITINWGGLRVPNPESSLKSNTADEPNTTNWPGIKDPRIDQLCDQYNLSFDRDERVRLVQEIDKIATEQYGYAFAWYGPFTRLAFHNKFGYPKYVLPRTEGNLDADQYAIPILWYIDAEKLEKYNQAKTDNNITMDKGNIDVKYWTKVKEKEVSGTNVAITPDEVPDMEN; encoded by the coding sequence ATGAAGAACATTAGAATACCATTTTCGATCATTCTCGTAATTTTGATCTCCGCATTACTAATTGGATGTGGAACAACAAAGAAAAGATCTGTTACCGATACAAAACCGGTCTCAGTTAAACAATTCGATACTCCTCCCGGCGCTGACCCAAGCGTATCTGCTGAAATGGGCGGCGAAGGTTTTACCGGTGAAGGATGGGAGACTTATGTTGATTATAATATTATGGGAGACCCCAATGCTAATAAAGGCGGTTACCTTACTATGTCGATCGCGGACTTCCCTTCAACACTAAGGAACATTGGAAAAGATGAAAATTCCTACTTTAACAGAATGGCAGAGAAAATGGTGTTCGAGTCTTTGCTGGGGATCGATCCTGTAAACGAAAAGTATACACCCAGGCTCGCTACTCACTGGTGGGTTTCTGAAGATAAAAGACAATTTAAATTTAGAATTGATCCCGATGCCAGGTGGGCTGATGGAAAACCCGTTGTTGCCGAAGACGTTGTTGCTACCTGGAAGCTCCTCGTTGACCCGGGCATCCTTTCACCATATTCGAATATCCTCTACAATACTTATGAAGAACCTGTTGCGGAAAGCAAATATATAGTTTCAGTTAAAACCAAGGAACTCAATTGGAGACAGTTTCTCTATTTCGCCAGTATGTCTGTTTTTCCCTCACATATTATCGGAGGATTATCTGGTAAGGACTTCCTTGAGAAATTTCAATTCGAACCGATTAACGGATCCGGTCCTTATATTATTGACAAAGAAAACATCAAAAAAGGTCAGTCGATCACTATGCGTAGGCGAAGTGATTACTGGGCGGAAGATAAACGGTTTAATACGGGAATAAATAATTTCGATGTCGTTCGCTTTGACGTTGTTTCCGATGACGCTATAGAATTCGAAAAATTCAAAAAAGGTGATCTGGACGTTATCAATGTCTTAAAGGCTCAGCGCTGGGAGGAACAGTTCAACTTCCCTGATTACGAACGCGGATTGGTTGTTAAAAAACGTGTATATAATGAAAAACCTACAGGCACAGGCGGAATATGTTTTAATATGAGAAGGCCTTTCTTCAGCGATATTAGAATGCGTAAAGCTTTTGCTATGCTGTATGACAGAAAAAAATTCAACGAAAAACTGTTCTTCAATTCATATGAAATGATGTATTCCTATTACCCCGGAAGTATATATGAAAATCCGGATGATCCTAAAGTTGAATACAACCTTGACGGATCGATCGCTCTTCTCGAAGAGATGGGCTGGACCGAAAAAAATGCTGATGGATATAGGACAAAAGATGGTAAACAGCTGGAGGTTGAACTTGTTTACGGTGCACCTTCTCAAGAGCGTTATCTTACTATTTACCAGGAGGACTGCAAAAAAGCAGGCATCAAGTTAAACCTTAGACAGGTTGACGGTACTACTGCTTTCCAGCTTGGTAACGAGAGGAATTTTGATATGATAACGATCAACTGGGGCGGCTTAAGGGTACCAAACCCGGAAAGCTCCCTGAAGTCTAATACAGCCGACGAACCAAACACAACTAACTGGCCTGGAATTAAAGACCCACGAATCGATCAACTATGCGATCAATACAATCTTTCTTTTGACAGAGACGAAAGGGTAAGGCTAGTTCAGGAAATTGACAAAATTGCAACCGAGCAGTATGGATATGCATTTGCATGGTATGGTCCTTTTACCAGACTTGCATTCCATAATAAATTCGGTTATCCCAAATATGTTCTTCCCAGAACTGAAGGTAATCTTGATGCCGACCAGTATGCAATCCCGATTCTTTGGTATATCGATGCCGAAAAACTGGAAAAGTACAACCAGGCTAAGACGGACAATAATATTACCATGGACAAAGGTAATATAGATGTGAAATACTGGACCAAAGTAAAAGAAAAGGAAGTTTCCGGGACTAACGTAGCAATTACTCCTGATGAAGTTCCTGACATGGAAAACTAA
- a CDS encoding ABC transporter substrate-binding protein, with the protein MGKLKTFLVLLASLTLISTSFQSCSTTKKKEFNTQPVSIKTKDVPPGALPDVSAELGGDGFTGEGWITNDSFHTIGNPEAVKGGSITLSIPDFPSTLRVVGKDANSYWNYLIYYQLCYESLLNNDPVTLDFEPMLATHWWISEDKKQFKFRINPDARWADGERVTSADVIATWKLQVDPGILSPYSNILFGSYEEPVAESPYIVSVKTKELNWRQFLYFAGMPLLPAHVIGNLSGKEYLEKHQFDFIPGTGAYVVDVNDVKKGQSLTVRRRSDYWGADQKWNTGKFNFDYLRFEVISDSRLEFERFKKGDIDFVTLTSVTSIDKWFELDKNEDFKRGLILKRDVYNKYPNGPRGICFNMRKPPFDDIRVRKAFAYLFDRAKIVEKLYYGLPALEDSYWPNSVYANPNNPQIRFNFDEAVKLLAEAGWTEKNADGYLVKDGKIFEVELPYGSPELERFLTIYQEDCKKAGIKINLRQVDGSTNFQIGNQRNFEMIVAAWGGLVFPNPESSFGPGTADLPNSTNWAGVKDARIDELCTEYNVTFDQRRRVEIIQEIDAILANMQPYALSWYYPSSRLAFWNKFGFPEGVLSKIDDPTDAIPTYWFNDPVREAAFDDAKANNTLTLPQGDIIVKYWSQEGAGLKK; encoded by the coding sequence ATGGGTAAATTAAAAACCTTTTTAGTCCTTTTAGCATCACTCACCCTCATTTCCACTTCATTTCAAAGTTGTTCCACTACAAAAAAGAAAGAATTTAACACACAGCCGGTATCGATCAAAACAAAAGACGTCCCCCCGGGAGCATTACCTGATGTTTCTGCGGAACTTGGAGGCGATGGCTTCACTGGTGAAGGGTGGATAACAAATGACTCATTCCATACTATTGGAAACCCGGAAGCAGTAAAAGGAGGCAGTATTACTCTTTCTATCCCGGATTTCCCATCCACTCTTAGGGTTGTAGGAAAAGATGCTAATTCTTATTGGAATTATCTGATCTATTATCAATTATGTTACGAATCTCTGCTGAATAACGACCCGGTTACCTTGGACTTTGAACCGATGCTTGCTACCCACTGGTGGATATCAGAAGACAAAAAACAGTTTAAATTTAGGATAAACCCTGATGCTAGATGGGCTGATGGAGAAAGAGTTACATCAGCTGACGTTATAGCCACCTGGAAATTGCAGGTTGACCCGGGAATCCTTTCACCTTATAGCAATATCCTCTTCGGCTCCTATGAGGAACCCGTTGCGGAAAGCCCTTACATAGTATCCGTAAAAACAAAAGAACTTAACTGGAGACAGTTTCTATATTTTGCGGGCATGCCTCTGCTCCCTGCTCACGTAATTGGAAATCTTTCGGGAAAGGAATATCTCGAAAAGCACCAGTTCGATTTTATCCCGGGTACCGGAGCCTATGTTGTTGACGTCAACGACGTTAAAAAAGGTCAGTCACTAACTGTTAGAAGAAGAAGCGATTATTGGGGTGCTGACCAAAAATGGAATACTGGAAAGTTTAACTTCGATTATCTACGATTCGAAGTGATTTCCGATTCAAGGCTTGAATTCGAAAGGTTTAAAAAAGGAGACATAGACTTTGTTACACTGACCAGTGTGACTTCTATAGACAAATGGTTTGAACTTGATAAAAACGAAGACTTTAAAAGGGGTTTAATTCTCAAAAGAGACGTTTACAACAAATACCCTAACGGTCCAAGAGGTATCTGCTTTAATATGAGAAAACCTCCGTTCGACGATATTAGAGTTAGAAAAGCTTTTGCATATCTGTTTGATAGAGCAAAGATCGTGGAAAAACTTTACTACGGTCTCCCGGCGCTGGAAGACTCTTACTGGCCAAATTCAGTTTATGCCAATCCAAATAATCCGCAGATAAGGTTCAACTTTGACGAAGCGGTTAAACTACTTGCTGAAGCCGGATGGACAGAAAAGAATGCTGACGGATATCTTGTTAAAGACGGAAAGATATTTGAGGTTGAACTTCCCTACGGAAGCCCGGAGCTTGAAAGGTTCCTTACCATTTACCAGGAAGACTGTAAAAAAGCTGGAATCAAAATAAACCTAAGACAGGTTGACGGTTCAACTAATTTCCAGATCGGTAATCAACGTAATTTTGAAATGATCGTAGCCGCCTGGGGCGGACTTGTTTTCCCCAATCCTGAAAGCAGCTTCGGTCCCGGAACCGCGGATCTGCCTAACTCGACAAACTGGGCCGGCGTTAAAGATGCCCGAATAGATGAATTATGTACTGAATATAATGTTACATTCGATCAAAGAAGAAGGGTTGAGATTATACAGGAGATCGATGCCATACTTGCTAATATGCAGCCGTATGCCCTGTCATGGTATTATCCTTCATCCAGACTCGCATTCTGGAATAAGTTCGGATTCCCCGAAGGTGTATTATCTAAGATCGATGATCCAACGGACGCTATCCCAACATACTGGTTTAACGATCCTGTAAGGGAAGCAGCGTTTGACGACGCTAAAGCAAATAACACATTAACATTACCTCAGGGTGATATTATTGTTAAATATTGGTCTCAAGAGGGCGCAGGTCTAAAAAAATAA